In Drosophila santomea strain STO CAGO 1482 chromosome 3L, Prin_Dsan_1.1, whole genome shotgun sequence, a single window of DNA contains:
- the LOC120448222 gene encoding uncharacterized protein LOC120448222 isoform X4 yields MHGYPVMQFVQYSMPPPCSWVPGPPPSSGNVDAHHRGSAHRHGAGIKKYVVWCLICGGFSCLLGVLFLGVYFLLHSYTITVGNFETVPTFVPATLLILTGICIMSLARRRNRYSYLIKLSGACGLVSALTCALVTVTTTVLHMSRLQALRECEYAQKTRTCTCYSDLIESQVDRVDKGVRLVFDSLSDCGVVHGSLYSCLRAIFGLSVAGVLIAVFSCMLVYQLLSHERKKMYWEQLELRCRSLYASQAPPPALGPGRMLNCRCCEQCHAHRQLTLPLQATAYPWDEATVAAAAAAAGGGGGEQRFWATQPPGNFYSPNPGGEDAVGTCRSGERAGGAGRSSSGWSWPRMPWQRTTPDAGRRFRQAAASPDSQYGFSSSTAVQGDGNQMLIEEPVVAAYSGMPPPNALPYGVWGPPPPYSDPNSPARRGYYQYLQPTACLVGNQGTVAVTLTQEPMHPTLQHPHPQQQQQLQQLQLQRLQVQSATLERMDGLSSAGNVSTLVAATRSSAYKSKAEYENTPSDSDGGNPRERERCSNTLPTRKLKKRLEAGTGAKSIGPQSNPGQQRPNVQQLFAKQDQQQPTGQANPQQAQPQTAGVENSGYQDSNGAIAKDQAVGTDPAESEVYFADVSSCCNMSVKNDSYYDNAQRLQGHHHHHQHQHSNCSHSSGQSNANEDYLAQRFGRGREHSVRSRLPIPQTRREDDYESSNLNMPTLKEQQQQAQQLQKEISRHSMCSVESEAKTEFTDLSPSTPCGGNLPLPPPANFASDPPTGQQSPSFVASFPYSSESQCLEAHRRSTKNIHELLIAGVGGSSAGGGDSHYEVINDRGNPYQLQRSQQAKHKAKSKTRSREQLDIYGSGAERSDWSSDGGRL; encoded by the exons ATGCACGGCTATCCGGTGATGCAGTTCGTGCAGTACAGCATGCCCCCGCCCTGCTCCTGGGTGCCAGGTCCTCCGCCCTCCTCGGGGAACGTGGATGCCCATCATCGCGGCTCTG CCCATCGCCATGGCGCGGGGATCAAGAAGTACGTGGTCTGGTGCCTCATCTGCGGCGGATTCAGCTGCCTGCTGGGCGTGCTCTTCTTGGGCGTCTACTTCCTGCTCCACTCCTACACCATCACGGTGGGCAACTTCGAAACGGTGCCCACCTTTGTGCCCGCCACCCTGCTCATCCTCACTGGAATCTGCATCATGAGCCTGGCCAGGCGTCGGAATCGCTATAGCTACCTG ATAAAGCTGTCCGGAGCCTGTGGCCTGGTCTCCGCCTTAACCTGCGCTCTGGTCACAGTGACCACCACCGTGCTCCACATGAGCCGCCTGCAGGCCTTGAGGGAATGCGAGTATGCTCAAAAGACACGGACGTGCACCTGCTACTCGGACCTCATCGAGTCACAGGTGGACCGAGTGGATAAGG GAGTGCGCCTTGTGTTTGACTCCCTCTCGGACTGCGGCGTTGTCCACGGATCTCTGTACTCCTGCCTGAGAGCCATCTTCGGCCTGTCCGTGGCCGGAGTTCTCATCGCCGTCTTCAGCTGCATGCTGGTGTACCAGCTCCTCAGCCACGAACGCAAGAAGATGTACTgggagcagctggagctgcgCTGCAGATCCCTTTACGCCAGTCAGGCTCCTCCTCCGGCCTTGGGTCCAGGCAGGATGTTGAACTGCAGGTGCTGCGagcagtgccacgcccacaggCAGCTGACGCTGCCCCTGCAGGCCACCGCCTATCCGTGGGATGAGGCCACGGTcgccgctgcagcagcagccgccggaggaggaggtggagagCAGCGATTCTGGGCCACCCAGCCGCCGGGTAACTTCTACTCGCCGAATCCAGGTGGCGAGGATGCGGTGGGCACCTGCAGGAGTGGAGAGCGGGCAGGCGGAGCAGGACGAAGCAGTAGCGGGTGGAGCTGGCCTCGGATGCCTTGGCAACGTACCACTCCAGACGCCGGTCGTCGATTTCGCCAAGCTGCTGCCAGTCCGGACTCGCAGTACGGATTCAGTTCGTCCACGGCGGTCCAGGGAGATGGTAACCAGATGCTGATCGAGGAGCCCGTGGTGGCGGCCTACAGTGGAATGCCACCACCCAACGCCCTGCCCTACGGAGTTTGGGGCCCACCGCCGCCCTACAGCGATCCCAACAGTCCTGCCAGACGTGGCTACTACCAGTATCTGCAGCCAACTGCGTGTCTGGTGGGGAATCAGGGCACTGTCGCCGTGACTCTGACCCAGGAGCCAATGCATCCGACCCTGCAACACCCGCatccccagcagcagcagcaattgcagcagttgcagctgcagcggctCCAGGTGCAATCCGCCACCTTGGAGCGGATGGATGGCCTCAGCAGCGCCGGCAATGTGAGTACTCTAGTGGCCGCCACTCGCTCCTCCGCCTACAAATCAAAGGCCGAGTACGAGAACACGCCGTCTGACAGTGACGGGGGAAATCCCCGGGAGAGGGAACGCTGCTCCAACACGCTGCCCACGCGGAAGCTAAAGAAGCGCTTGGAGGCGGGCACAGGAGCCAAGAGCATCGGTCCGCAGAGTAATCCTGGCCAGCAGCGACCCAATGTCCAGCAGTTGTTCGCCAAACAGGATCAACAGCAGCCAACGGGCCAGGCTAATCCTCAGCAGGCGCAGCCCCAGACGGCTGGGGTGGAGAACAGTGGCTACCAGGACTCGAACGGAGCCATAGCCAAGGACCAGGCGGTGGGAACGGATCCGGCCGAGTCCGAGGTGTATTTCGCCGACGTGAGTAGTTGCTGCAACATGTCTGTGAAGAACGACAGCTACTACGACAACGCCCAGCGGCTCCAAGGgcatcaccatcatcaccagcaccagcacagTAATTGCAGCCACAGCAGCGGGCAGAGCAACGCCAACGAGGACTACCTGGCCCAGCGCTTCGGTCGCGGCAGGGAGCACTCCGTCCGGAGCCGTCTGCCTATTCCGCAGACGCGGCGGGAGGACGACTACGAGAGCTCCAACCTGAACATGCCCACGctgaaggagcagcagcagcaggcgcagcagctgcagaagGAGATCTCCCGCCACAGTATGTGCTCCGTGGAGTCGGAGGCCAAGACCGAGTTCACCGACCTCTCGCCCTCCACGCCCTGCGGTGGCAATCTACCGCTGCCGCCGCCAGCGAACTTCGCCAGTGATCCGCCGACGGGGCAGCAGTCGCCCAGCTTCGTGGCCTCATTTCCCTACTCCTCGGAGTCGCAGTGCCTGGAGGCGCATCGCCGCTCCACGAAGAACATCCACGAGCTGCTCATCGCCGGTGTGGGGGGTTCCTCGGCTGGCGGTGGCGACTCGCACTACGAGGTGATCAACGACCGAGGCAATCCCTACCAGCTGCAGCGATCGCAGCAGGCCAAGCACAAGGCCAAGTCCAAGACGCGGTCGCGGGAGCAGCTGGACATCTACGGCAGCGGAGCTGAGCGATCCGACTGGTCCTCGGATGGGGGTCGCTTGTGA